TGGCAGCTCCTGGGCCAAGGCCTTGGTCAAGCCCTCGACGCCGTACTTGGTGGCGCAGTAAGGCGCGACGCCGGGCGACGTGGACCGCCCCCAACCCGAGCTGAAGTTGACGATTACGCCCTGCCTCCTTTCGACCATCACGGGCAGAAAGGCCCTGCACACAGCAAACACACCCTTGAGATTGACGTCGATCAGATCCGAGAACTCTGCCTGCGGCACCTCCCACAGCGGCGCTTGGGCGTTCATGAGCGCGGCGTTATTGAGCACGAGGTCGGGAGGGCCGAGCTCATCGACGACCTCCCGCGCCCACTCCTCGACTTCGGCGGTCGTTACGTCCAAGGCACGAAACATGTGCGGACCCGGAAGCTCGCGTGCCAGCTCGTCGATCTGCTCTCGCGACCGCCCGCACCCGGCCACTTCGCAACCGGCCCGGGCAAAGCCGTGAGCCATCGCCCAACCCAAGCCGCGGGTGGCGCCGGTGATAACGGCGACCTTCCTAGCCATGGCGAGCCCTTCGAGCACCGCCCCTCGCCCACCGGTACGACACGCTCGGTTCTGTCTTCACCCGCCCACGACCAGGCCTGCCTCGGTCCGCGGGTGCGGCGCGGAGCCGACGGTCGACACCCTTCGCTTCGCTCAAGGGCAAGCGATGGTCGACCGCTCCGAGCACGGGCACCACTTCGCGACTCCCACTCACTGCGGTTCGGTCCCTGAGGGAGCGCCGCGTCGGTCTCGAAGCGAGCCTCTCTGCGCTCGCGGAGAGACCGCACCGGCGCGACACGTTCGGGTCTCTCTTCACCCGCCCGCGACCGGACCTGCCTCGGTCCACTGGTGCGCGGGCGAAGCACTCCGCGGCACTGTGCCTGCAAGGCCCGCCGCGTGCCTCTTGCGAGCGAGCGCTAAACCGAGTCTTCGAGGGGCGAGCGAGAAGAGCGCACCGGCGGCCTACTATCGGCACTAGAGCCACAGCGCCCACCCCCTACCAGCTGCCCGAGGCCCCGCCGCCTCCGAAGCTCCCGCCTCCGCCCGAGAAGCCACCGCCCCCTCCTCCGCCGGAGAACCCGCCGCCACTCCAGCCGCCTCCGCCCGAGCTTCCGCCCGACCAGCCGGGACCGACCGTGACCCACTTCTTGGCGAACTCGGTGTTTCTGAAGATCAGCTTCAAAATCGGAGCTCCCACCACCCAGGCCCCCAGAGCGATCAGACCGCCTCTCGGGCCGAAAATGACCATGGGAAAAGACCCCCAGAAGGGAACGAGAAAGAAGTACAGAAACCAGCCCTGGCAACCCGTCGAGAAAATCGAGGTCAGCGAGAACAAGCCGACGACCAGAAAGAACATGGCGCCGAAGAAGAGCCGAGCGGTTACCGGCACGTCGCTGAACCCGTTGGAAGAGTCGGGCGGGATCACCTCCGCTCCCTCGAGGGTACCCACGATCGCATCCACTCCCTGCTCGATACCGCCGTCGAAATCGCCCGCCTTGAACCGCGGCGTGAGGATATTGCGCAGGAT
This bacterium DNA region includes the following protein-coding sequences:
- a CDS encoding SDR family oxidoreductase encodes the protein MLEGLAMARKVAVITGATRGLGWAMAHGFARAGCEVAGCGRSREQIDELARELPGPHMFRALDVTTAEVEEWAREVVDELGPPDLVLNNAALMNAQAPLWEVPQAEFSDLIDVNLKGVFAVCRAFLPVMVERRQGVIVNFSSGWGRSTSPGVAPYCATKYGVEGLTKALAQELPPGMAAVPLSPGIIDTDMLRVAWGDGAAAYPGPEEWAKRAVPYLLSLDASANGQSLTVP
- a CDS encoding YgcG family protein gives rise to the protein MRWKIGRIRLPLLILPAAIVLLAGAGAALEVPYLSGRVTDLADLISAETEARISARVEEFENRTGSQIAVLTIPSLEGEALEQFSLRVAETWGLGRAEQDDGVLLLVARDDRKMRIEVGYGLEADLTDAESGRILRNILTPRFKAGDFDGGIEQGVDAIVGTLEGAEVIPPDSSNGFSDVPVTARLFFGAMFFLVVGLFSLTSIFSTGCQGWFLYFFLVPFWGSFPMVIFGPRGGLIALGAWVVGAPILKLIFRNTEFAKKWVTVGPGWSGGSSGGGGWSGGGFSGGGGGGGFSGGGGSFGGGGASGSW